The following proteins come from a genomic window of Flavobacteriaceae bacterium MAR_2010_188:
- a CDS encoding putative ABC transport system ATP-binding protein: protein MAKILDVQNLKQSYTSGSKNLTVLEDISFYVEEGETFSIVGPSGSGKTTLLGLCAGLDKAESGTIELCGTSLNELSEDERAILRNQKIGFVFQDFQLLPTLTALENVAVPLELQGDKNAIKVATELLEKVGLKDRIDHYPSQLSGGEQQRVALARAFSNRPTVLFADEPTGNLDEATGQKVIELLMELNKELGTTLIIVTHDMELAQLTERILRLKGGRILENQSAAL, encoded by the coding sequence ATGGCAAAGATTTTAGATGTTCAAAACCTAAAGCAAAGTTACACAAGTGGGTCAAAGAATTTGACCGTTCTAGAAGATATAAGTTTTTATGTTGAAGAGGGTGAAACTTTTTCAATTGTTGGCCCATCCGGTAGTGGTAAAACCACCTTGCTCGGACTTTGTGCAGGACTGGATAAAGCTGAATCGGGGACCATTGAACTTTGTGGAACGTCATTAAATGAATTGTCTGAAGACGAACGTGCCATCTTAAGAAACCAAAAAATCGGATTTGTTTTTCAAGATTTTCAACTATTACCGACTCTTACTGCTCTAGAAAATGTTGCGGTACCACTAGAATTACAAGGTGATAAAAACGCCATTAAAGTAGCAACAGAGCTTCTTGAAAAAGTAGGTCTTAAGGATAGAATCGACCATTATCCCTCTCAACTTTCTGGCGGCGAACAGCAAAGAGTCGCGCTTGCGAGGGCTTTCTCTAATAGGCCAACTGTTCTTTTCGCCGATGAGCCAACCGGTAATTTAGACGAGGCGACCGGGCAGAAAGTTATAGAACTTCTAATGGAACTTAACAAAGAACTTGGCACAACATTGATTATTGTGACTCACGATATGGAATTGGCGCAACTGACCGAAAGAATTCTGCGACTTAAAGGAGGAAGAATTTTGGAGAACCAGTCAGCTGCATTATGA
- a CDS encoding acyl-CoA thioesterase-1, whose protein sequence is MRSLVLVICFLSISFFSCNDSKNSEKQDEESVAEEQNVHADEGEKIILFFGNSLTAGYGLDITEAFPSLISNKLDSLNLDYEVVNAGNSGETTSGGLNRVEWILKQDVDIFVLELGANDGLRGIPLKETRENLQSIIDIVKSKNPDTEIILAGMQLPPNMGPEYTSGFKKIFPDLAEANNIKLVPFLLEGVGGIPGLNQGDGIHPTAEGHEILADNVWNVLKEIIQ, encoded by the coding sequence ATGAGAAGCTTAGTACTTGTTATATGTTTTTTAAGTATATCATTTTTTTCGTGCAATGATTCTAAGAATTCAGAAAAGCAAGATGAAGAGAGTGTTGCAGAAGAACAAAATGTGCATGCCGATGAGGGTGAAAAAATCATTCTTTTCTTTGGAAACAGTTTAACCGCTGGTTATGGTTTAGATATCACTGAAGCATTTCCATCCTTGATTTCAAATAAACTTGATTCTTTAAACTTGGATTATGAAGTTGTGAATGCTGGCAATAGCGGAGAAACAACGTCCGGTGGATTAAATAGGGTGGAGTGGATACTAAAACAAGATGTGGATATATTTGTTTTAGAGCTCGGAGCCAATGACGGCCTTAGAGGTATTCCGCTAAAAGAGACACGAGAAAATTTACAATCAATTATTGATATTGTAAAATCTAAAAACCCAGATACGGAGATTATTTTAGCAGGTATGCAGTTACCGCCAAATATGGGACCTGAATATACCTCTGGTTTCAAAAAAATCTTTCCTGATTTGGCTGAGGCGAACAATATAAAACTTGTTCCTTTTTTACTTGAAGGAGTAGGAGGTATACCGGGATTAAATCAAGGCGATGGAATACACCCAACTGCGGAAGGTCATGAGATTTTAGCCGATAATGTATGGAATGTCCTAAAAGAAATCATCCAATAG
- a CDS encoding Metal-dependent hydrolase, beta-lactamase superfamily II, translated as MVELLFFDVGQGDSIIIRWIDDLKVKYGIIDCKLHQGRNPVLEYCRANQIEEIEFAVLSHPHFDHFSGFGEILDSVRLGDFTLKRFVHTSKVKSDYLATANKSKEATNELQKIFVTARYLRKNKGLKILVAEDDSDRIIKLGSEFKMQFLGPSSEEEDKFINKESYSTINDEIPSANPLANWLSTIIKISNQEIAILLTSDAVKQALSRIGKSKSGNFATQKLLFAQIPHHGAKTNHNQIFWNKLKKSTTTPVIISVGNKYNHPSQEVITYFDKHQNYELYRTDKLISFPSTPKSVSTSKTLDLFTRSATSRSITKDNYYQFSFTGVNFEVIKKS; from the coding sequence ATGGTAGAACTTCTATTTTTTGATGTTGGACAAGGTGACTCAATAATAATCCGCTGGATAGATGATTTAAAAGTAAAATATGGTATAATTGATTGTAAACTTCATCAGGGTCGAAATCCCGTTTTAGAATATTGTCGTGCCAATCAAATTGAAGAGATAGAGTTTGCTGTATTATCTCACCCCCATTTTGACCATTTTTCGGGATTTGGCGAAATTTTAGATTCCGTCCGACTTGGTGATTTTACCTTAAAGAGGTTTGTACATACCTCAAAAGTTAAGAGTGATTATTTAGCTACTGCCAATAAATCAAAAGAAGCCACAAACGAACTTCAAAAAATATTTGTAACAGCCCGTTACCTAAGAAAAAACAAAGGACTAAAAATTCTTGTGGCGGAGGATGATTCAGATAGGATAATAAAATTAGGTAGCGAATTTAAAATGCAGTTTCTTGGACCATCTTCAGAAGAAGAAGATAAGTTTATTAACAAGGAATCTTACAGCACAATAAACGATGAAATTCCATCTGCTAATCCACTGGCAAATTGGCTTTCAACTATAATTAAAATTTCTAATCAGGAAATAGCAATACTATTGACATCTGATGCGGTAAAACAGGCTCTCAGTCGAATAGGTAAGAGTAAAAGCGGAAATTTTGCTACTCAAAAATTACTCTTCGCACAAATCCCCCATCATGGGGCCAAGACGAATCACAATCAAATTTTTTGGAACAAGCTAAAAAAATCTACTACTACTCCTGTTATCATTTCGGTAGGTAATAAATACAACCATCCTTCTCAGGAAGTCATTACCTATTTTGATAAACATCAGAATTACGAGTTGTATCGAACAGATAAATTAATCTCATTTCCATCCACTCCTAAATCCGTTTCAACTTCAAAAACATTAGACCTTTTCACTAGGTCAGCTACGAGTAGGTCCATTACGAAAGATAATTATTATCAATTCTCTTTTACTGGAGTAAATTTTGAAGTGATTAAAAAGTCCTAA
- a CDS encoding transcriptional regulator, AlpA family: protein MSDIHFNQTQQDVQYLKKIVKQFEPLLERLYTEANAFNNAVELPIPIDELTTITGLTKPTHYALVQKGALPFHKKRGRLYFFPSEIVAWIKSDRRTEEIDPSDYLK, encoded by the coding sequence ATGAGCGATATACACTTCAACCAAACCCAGCAGGACGTACAGTACTTAAAAAAAATTGTTAAGCAGTTTGAGCCACTGCTAGAGCGTTTATATACTGAAGCTAATGCATTCAATAATGCGGTTGAATTACCGATACCAATTGACGAATTAACGACAATAACTGGACTAACCAAACCAACCCATTATGCTCTAGTACAAAAAGGGGCCTTGCCTTTTCATAAGAAACGCGGCCGCCTCTACTTCTTTCCCAGTGAAATCGTGGCTTGGATAAAGTCCGACCGTAGAACCGAAGAAATCGACCCTTCAGACTATTTAAAATAA
- a CDS encoding Site-specific recombinase XerD, with the protein MESRTTISIYLDTRRKKSGGKFPVKLRVYSSETSTRKYYSTVFDMTKMEYKKIWLNPSPTGEVNKDIKTKLLKVQTKADEIIRAMEYFTFHEFEKQMYRKKGEGDLVKYHYVEKIKKLMKRNQISTANSYELAQKSFIAYVEAKNLTQYDKMLLKEVNVEWLEGYELYMLDEGKSPTTVSIYVRTLRAIYKSAIPDFIDASLYPFGLDKYQPPEANNKKKSLEKSELKVLFNSEPMSLEQQKAKDFWFLSYSCNGMNIKDIANLRYKDIKGDYLVYERAKTRTTKSKRKTEITVYLNDFDMATIDKYGIKSKDSKSLIFDIIVDTNNALLNQRKIKNFTKFINQHIKILAKNNGITPEISSNWARHSYASQSVDSGASVVDVMESLGHSNILTTQNYLKSLNNKKKREREKSLMDF; encoded by the coding sequence ATGGAATCACGGACAACAATCTCAATTTATCTCGATACTAGACGTAAAAAATCAGGCGGTAAGTTTCCCGTTAAATTACGAGTTTATTCTTCTGAAACTTCTACCCGAAAATATTATTCTACGGTCTTTGATATGACCAAAATGGAATATAAAAAAATCTGGCTTAATCCCAGTCCAACTGGAGAAGTCAATAAAGACATAAAAACGAAACTACTCAAGGTTCAGACAAAAGCCGATGAAATTATTAGAGCCATGGAATATTTCACCTTCCATGAATTTGAAAAGCAGATGTACAGAAAAAAAGGTGAAGGAGACCTTGTCAAGTATCATTACGTTGAAAAGATTAAAAAGTTGATGAAGCGCAATCAAATCAGCACGGCCAATTCCTATGAACTAGCTCAAAAATCTTTTATCGCTTATGTTGAGGCTAAAAACCTTACTCAGTATGATAAAATGCTGCTTAAAGAGGTGAACGTAGAATGGCTGGAAGGTTATGAACTATATATGTTGGATGAAGGAAAGAGTCCTACTACTGTGAGCATCTATGTTAGAACTCTGCGAGCAATCTACAAAAGTGCTATACCCGACTTTATTGATGCTTCCCTTTACCCATTCGGGTTAGATAAGTATCAGCCTCCAGAAGCCAATAACAAAAAGAAATCCTTAGAAAAATCAGAATTAAAGGTATTGTTCAATAGTGAACCAATGAGCCTAGAGCAACAAAAGGCAAAAGATTTTTGGTTCCTATCCTACTCATGCAACGGAATGAATATTAAGGACATTGCAAACTTGAGATATAAGGATATTAAGGGGGACTATTTGGTTTACGAGCGTGCTAAAACCCGGACAACCAAGAGTAAAAGAAAGACTGAGATAACTGTTTATTTAAATGACTTCGATATGGCTACAATAGATAAATATGGAATCAAAAGTAAAGATTCAAAAAGCCTGATTTTTGATATCATTGTTGATACCAATAACGCACTCCTCAACCAAAGAAAGATTAAGAATTTCACGAAGTTTATAAACCAGCACATAAAGATACTCGCAAAAAATAACGGGATTACACCTGAGATTTCTAGCAACTGGGCAAGGCATAGCTATGCCTCCCAAAGCGTAGACTCAGGTGCATCGGTAGTTGATGTGATGGAAAGCCTGGGTCATTCTAACATATTGACTACTCAAAATTATTTGAAATCCCTTAATAATAAGAAAAAAAGAGAGCGTGAAAAATCCTTAATGGACTTTTAA